In one Drosophila pseudoobscura strain MV-25-SWS-2005 chromosome X, UCI_Dpse_MV25, whole genome shotgun sequence genomic region, the following are encoded:
- the Exn gene encoding uncharacterized protein Exn isoform X1, whose protein sequence is MWSPAMAMAMSPVRDAAAHTRCDLNGNPTSAGATNTTSATSSTSSPRKTKKTIINWLVNGSRAATATATPTASASVSASDSDNNNRQSVRDNASLDDYQNQNQNQNQNQSCNCESRAFRDFRGVQTLRLLWNRRIKSASEDHTGAPSSRASSLGTLRMLNKSVSCLVNAFNNPSPEQSLAKRAASLHNLQDATAQQQQLQREKDNFYKYKNAEQARMRSKLRPSSDEAVINANRIPSANATKNASATLVASKCDDSVPPLPPAATECNMESPSPRRLSDNVISSMEQEEEEEEVELRATPARSRARARVRVSLSAASAQSGGSSESEHTTSTQTSSTVTSSGTRTVTKRKYSFKTHAGKSYVQHHTPRRINSSCLAGMGQATDAPPSNNSSGNISKNSLVAKLTQQFNEIIQKDARVLEEVKRKKGVWLARGSHVYKIVEKQPPVMQQQQQQLPPESGISTVQRNIKKFETLEKPSVPQKSEQLRRRHLELVAATAQTRGSNSLTLKTKRSLKGSPAELEVVCEEAKTPVETEPAAEEEATKEDQPTAGQQQDVAMDDDLKPDLEMDEERQKQRKHKYASIYEKLRFTFTSRSRKSTSPSPTKNAPEMVPEMVPEMEINQKEELDPEPDPYPGGKDASSPQMMVPCIEADADSKILDALEVLDQKLKEISAHSESGELLLGTNDDFEQRLLPNTSFVYQAANKQISNNQLLVNQAVNVTLVNAIEGEQMIMEQKQLMNAERENQKGTVKEEQVAPKEDDAQTDEPKQVPEEEEPESIYEPITPSGMSAIEPKTEAQASGLFKIADIQKSEIIEDIYQTVEEASASPTATPSCPRPNTWMEDYESIAGSCEAAAPDFDGYESFAPPPPKPAANAEDALPMATPSPGAHGGTLGRNTRDELPELPKPKRVLPKSPTPLRPAPPKPNHASTLDLGKDEDEDENIYDTIKGCYESMHTKAPASNSNSSGSGGTTTNDAISLGSNCYESISHYRKAKTTATGHGHGPGGTCIQLSSSGSTLTISSDHKTNSLYESSLAAAGCVIYGSASVGCRSSLGSGGSASSGGGAKRSGDKRSSIAGSSDNSDAWVDISDGEGASASPADRLEARPPTEAQFVVVRERLKPHRTRSPDWSKRIRDKRLQQKKAISCIEDDSDHYYETLHSSQLQRQPDGARSGLRASHRRAKNHSVSAHALGEHVANSDDYDSFETDSDEHGEESPGQRLRNHNDSGVDMRNHRLPKPPAPQNQVYEFVRKFKDFISNKKSPKGSQQKLYENTTTGTAFYVESCGKKQEEIYENTEYAAKTLSSSEKTLNGSGSGGFQSPAEQPAVLRAKQKNGKSLRSRLRKSLVGSTFDSKQLSALTATRSTFYLEDPPEVGPEPNSAGELDSGFSEKASSGDIPVQMPSAEAQKFSTVARKAKKEAKATRRRTTIGLRPNDPPPPPPPAPPFPGLKVDHGQGGQGQQGQTTSWYAECGVFKQSSHLNGTPSQATDDLATPTPSAHGGGGSSWYAESGLYQTSGISVASSSGSSGVSTGNEAGLGDDLQTEPHSMFSNEPLYQMYSAAKLESITRDLEVHESSADGYEEIGMHALRSPKPQPEPVHVEQLPKQRPSALQLVGPKNGPSRTLWSEIPEVIHSGILPTLKSRERSLQEAKFEIITSEASYLKSLTLLRRHFMNNSAFVDSSVLSSQDRKELFSYIVPVHECSERLLTELECCWQDNIMLHGLSRCIYEIAERHFHVYIAFCEHQGRMDRTLRRLKEAKNGVFQQHLEKLEASPSCCGLNLLSFLMLPMQRITRLPLLIDAVFSKESPHNQEEYESWKRTLALVQKVVAQCNEAANRWEQAHELDRISKQLEFPSNIRALAIVPVGVTKHGAKPRFLVKRGELTHLVWRGDDAKLTFGKRFTKSSIYAFLFSDLLVLCKRRGESNFSVFDYCPRSMLTIASGETLPQLPTKDIKDQAGKNLILMTLLENCDRKTVELVLSCPSVSDQQRWLQAMRPPESETPGEKLYESWDCPQVVAKHSYKSDEPDVLNLELGDVVNVTRKLPDGWYQGERIRDGAVGWFPGSYTDELNSAHVRSRNLKQRHRLLTFTATYLEAQKGK, encoded by the exons ATGTGGTCCccagccatggccatggccatgtcaCCTGTGCGGGATGCGGCGGCCCACACGCGCTGCGATCTCAATGGGAATCCAACGAGTGCGGGTGCAACAAATACCACAAGTGCCACAAGCTCCACAAGCTCGCCGCGTAAGACAAAAAAGACAATTATCAATTGGCTGGTGAACGGATCGcgagccgccaccgccacagccacacccacagcGAGTGCCAGTGTCAGTGCCTCcgatagcgacaacaacaatcgGCAATCAGTGCGCGATAACGCCTCGCTAGACGAttatcagaatcagaatcagaatcaaaatcaaaatcaaagctGCAATTGCGAGTCGCGAGCTTTTCGCGATTTCCGGGGTGTCCAAACGCTCCGATTGCTGTGGAACAGGCGCATCAAGAGCGCCAGCGAGGATCACACGGGGGCGCCATCGTCGCGTGCCTCCTCGCTGGGCACCCTCCGGATGCTGAACAAATCCGTCAGTTGTCTGGTAAACGCGTTCAACAATCCCTCGCCGGAACAGTCGCTGGCAAAACGCGCCGCCAGTCTGCACAATCTGCAGGACGCGAccgcgcagcagcagcagttgcagcgtGAAAAGGACAACTTCTACAAGTACAAGAACGCGGAGCAGGCGAGGATGCGTAGCAAGCTCCGACCCAGCAGCGACGAGGCGGTTATAAACGCCAACAGAATTCCGAGTGCAAACGCGACTAAAAACGCCAGTGCGACTTTAGTCGCCAGCAAATGTGACGACAGTGTTCCGCCGCTTCCACCTGCTGCCACTGAGTGCAATATGGAATCGCCGAGTCCGCGGCGATTATCAGATAACGTTATCTCCTCcatggagcaggaggaggaggaggaggaggtggagctgcGGGCGACGCCAGCTCGATCGCGAGCCCGTGCCCGAGTCCGCGTCAGTCTCAGCGCGGCAAGCGCCCagagtggcggcagcagcgaaTCAGAGCATACCACTTCCACGCAAACATCTTCGACTGTGACGTCATCGGGGACGCGCACAGTGACAAAGCGAAAATACAGCTTCAAGACGCACGCGGGTAAATCATACGTGCAGCACCACACGCCGCGTCGGATAAACAGCAGCTGCCTCGCAGGAATGGGGCAGGCAACAGATGCTCCGCCCAgtaacaacagcagcggcaacatcaGCAAGAACAGCCTAGTGGCCAAGCTGACGCAACAGTTCAACGAGATCATACAGAAGGATGCCCGCGTCCTAGAGGAGGTGAAGCGGAAGAAGGGCGTCTGGCTGGCACGCGGCAGCCATGTCTACAAGATCGTGGAGAAGCAGCCACCcgtgatgcagcagcagcagcagcaactgcccCCAGAGAGTGGCATCTCGACGGTACAGCGAAATATCAAGAAGTTCGAGACGCTGGAGAAGCCATCGGTGCCGCAGAAGAGCGAGCAGCTGCGGCGACGGCATCTCGAACTGGTAGCAGCCACAGCCCAGACCAGGGGCAGCAACAGCCTCACACTAAAGACAAAGCGGAGTCTGAAGGGGAGTCCGGCCGAGCTGGAGGTGGTCTGCGAGGAGGCCAAGACGCCCGTGGAGACGGAGCCAGCCGCAGAGGAGGAAGCTACCAAAGAAGATCAGCCAAcagcagggcagcagcaggacgtGGCGATGGATGATGATCTGAAGCCCGACCTGGAGATGGACGAGgagcggcagaagcagcgcAAGCACAAGTATGCCTCCATCTACGAGAAGCTGCGTTTCACCTTCACCAGCAGAAGCCGGAAGTCGACCAGTCCTTCGCCCACCAAAAATGCACCCGAGATGGTTCCAGAGATGGTTCCAGAAATGGAGATTAATCAGAAAGAGGAGCTAGATCCAGAGCCAGATCCATATCCAGGAGGGAAGGACGCTAGCTCTCCCCAGATGATGGTCCCGTGCATTGAGGCCGATGCCGATTCCAAGATCCTCGACGCTTTGGAAGTGCTCGATCAGAAGCTCAAGGAGATCAGCGCCCATTCGGAGTCCggagagctgctgctgggcaccAACGATGACTTCGAGCAGCGCCTGCTGCCCAACACCTCGTTCGTCTACCAGGCGGCCAACAAGCAGATCTCCAACAACCAGCTCCTGGTCAATCAGGCGGTAAACGTGACCCTAGTGAATGCCATCGAGGGAGAGCAGATGATCATGGAGCAGAAGCAGTTGATGAACGCGGAAAGGGAAAATCAGAAGGGGACAGTGAAGGAGGAGCAAGTGGCGCCCAAGGAAGACGACGCCCAGACAGACGAACCGAAGCAGGTCCCAGAAGAAGAGGAACCGGAATCCATCTACGAGCCCATAACACCCTCTGGCATGTCTGCCATCGAACCCAAGACTGAAGCACAGGCCTCGGGCCTGTTCAAGATCGCGGATATCCAGAAGTCGGAGATCATCGAGGACATCTACCAGACCGTGGAGGAGGCATCGGCATCGCCAACGGCAACGCCATCCTGCCCCAGGCCCAACACTTGGATGGAAGACTACGAGTCCATAGCGGGTTCCTGCGAAGCGGCTGCGCCCGATTTCGATGGTTACGAGTCCTttgccccgcccccgcccaaGCCCGCGGCCAACGCTGAGGATGCACTCCCCATGGCCACACCATCTCCTGGAGCGCATGGCGGCACACTGGGAAGGAATACCCGCGACGAGCTGCCAGAGTTGCCGAAACCAAAGCGAGTTCTGCCCAAGTCTCCAACGCCCCTTCGTCCGGCTCCCCCGAAACCGAATCACGCGAGCACCCTGGACCTGGGcaaggatgaggatgaggacgagaACATCTACGACACCATCAAGGGCTGCTACGAGTCGATGCACACCAAAGCCcccgccagcaacagcaacagcagcggcagcggcggcaccaCCACCAATGACGCCATCTCCCTGGGATCCAACTGCTACGAGAGCATCTCCCACTACCGCAAGGCGAAGACAACGGCGacggggcatgggcatgggcctggCGGCACCTGCATCCAGCTCTCCAGCAGCGGCTCCACCCTGACCATCTCCTCGGACCACAAGACCAACAGCCTGTACGAATCCTCCCTGGCCGCCGCCGGCTGTGTGATCTACGGCAGCGCCAGCGTCGGCTGCCGTTCCTCCctgggcagcggcggcagtgcTTCGAGTGGCGGCGGGGCCAAGCGTTCGGGGGACAAGCGATCCTCGATAGCCGGCTCCAGCGACAACAGCGACGCCTGGGTGGACATATCCGACGGCGAGGGAGCATCAGCATCGCCAGCAGATCGCCTGGAGGCAAGGCCGCCCACCGAAGCCCAGTTTGTTGT TGTACGGGAACGCTTGAAGCCACATCGTACCCGGAGCCCGGACTGGTCGAAGCGCATTAGAGACAAAAGACTGCAACAAAAGAAGGCGATAAGCTGCATAGAGG ATGACTCCGATCACTATTACGAGACGCTGCACTCGAgccagctgcagcggcagccggaTGGGGCACGCAGCGGATTGCGAGCCTCGCACCGACGCGCCAAAAACCACTCAGTCTCCGCCCATGCACTGGGCGAGCATGTGGCCAACTCCGACGACTACGACTCCTTTGAGACGGACAGCGATGAGCACGGCGAGGAGTCGCCAGGTCAGCGTCTGCGAAAC CACAATGACAGCGGCGTGGACATGAGGAACCATCGCCTGCCCAAGCCACCGGCACCGCAGAATCAAGTGTACGAATTTGTGCGCAAGTTCAAGGACTTTATATCCAACAAAAAGTCGCCAAAGGGCAGCCAACAGAAGCTGTACGAGAACACGACAACGGGTACGGCCTTCTATGTGGAGAGCTGCGGCAAGAAGCAGGAGGAGATCTACGAGAATACCGAATACGCAGCCAAAACTCTAAGCAGCTCGGAGAAGACTCTgaatggcagcggcagtggtgGGTTCCAAAGTCCGGCAGAGCAGCCGGCAGTTCTGCGGGCCAAGCAGAAGAACGGAAAGAGCCTCCGGTCCAGGCTGCGCAAGAGTCTCGTGGGTTCCACCTTCGACAGCAAGCAGCTTTCCGCACTGACAGCCACGCGGAGCACGTTCTACCTCGAGGACCCCCCCGAGGTGGGGCCGGAACCGAATAGTGCCGGGGAGTTGGACTCGGGCTTCTCCGAGAAGGCCTCTTCCGGTGATATTCCAGTGCAGATGCCCAGCGCCGAAGCACAGAAGTTCTCCACCGTGGCCCGCAAGGCCAAGAAAGAGGCCAAGGCCACGAGGCGTCGCACCACAATCGGCCTGCGTCCCAACGATcccccaccaccgcctccgccaGCACCCCCGTTCCCAGGCCTCAAAGTGGATCATGGACAGGGGGGACAGGGGCAGCAGGGACAGACCACCTCGTGGTATGCCGAGTGCGGAGTCTTCAAGCAGTCGAGTCATCTCAATGGAACCCCATCGCAGGCCACCGATGacctggccacgcccacaccaaGTGCCCACGGGGGAGGAGGGAGCTCCTGGTACGCCGAATCGGGTCTCTACCAAACGAGCGGCATCTCTGTGGCCAGCTCCAGCGGCAGCTCTGGCGTCTCCACCGGCAACGAGGCAGGTCTGGGCGATGACCTCCAAACGGAGCCCCACAGCATGTTCTCCAATGAGCCACTCTATCAGATGTACAGCGCCGCCAAGCTGGAG TCAATCACTCGCGATCTGGAGGTGCACGAGAGCTCTGCAGATGGCTATGAGGAGATCGGTATGCATGCTCTGCGCAGCCCAAAGCCCCAACCGGAGCCCGTCCACGTGGAACAGCTGCCCAAGCAGCGGCCATCCGCTTTGCAGTTGGTCGGCCCAAAGAACGGACCATCTCGGACGCTGTGGAGCGAGATCCCAGAGGTTATACACTCCGGAATACTGC ccACACTGAAAAGCCGGGAGCGCAGCCTGCAGGAGGCCAAATTCGAGATCATTACATCGGAGGCCAGTTACCTCAAGTCTCTGACACTCCTGCGGCGCCACTTCATGAACAACAGCGCCTTTGTGGACAGCTCTGTGCTGAGTTCGCAGGATCGCAAGGAGCTCTTCTCCTACATTGTGCCCGTCCACGAGTGCTCCGAGCGGCTGCTGACGGAGCTGGAGTGCTGCTGGCAGGACAACATCATGCTGCACGGGCTGAGTCGCTGCATCTACGAGATTGCCGAGCGCCACTTCCACGTGTACATTGCCTTCTGCGAGCATCAGGGCAGGATGGACAGGACACTGCGGCGGCTGAAGGAGGCCAAGAACGGCGTCTTCCAGCAGCACCTGGAGAAACTGGAGGCGAGTCCCAGTTGCTGTGGCCTGAATCTGCTCTCGTTCCTCATGTTGCCCATGCAGCGGATCACCCGCCTGCCGCTGCTCATCGATGCGGTGTTCAGCAAGGAATCGCCCCACAACCAGGAGGAGTACGAGAGCTGGAAGCGCACGCTGGCTCTTGTCCAGAAGGTGGTGGCCCAGTGCAACGAAGCAGCCAATCGCTGGGAGCAAGCGCACGAGCTCGATCGCATTTCGAAGCAGCTGGAGTTCCCCTCAAACATCCGTGCCCTCGCCATTGTTCCCGTGGGAGTGACCAAGCATGGAGCCAAGCCTCGCTTCCTGGTCAAGCGGGGGGAGCTCACACATCTCGTGTGGCGGGGCGACGATGCCAAGCTGACGTTCGGCAAGCGGTTCACCAAGTCCAGCATCTATGCCTTCCTCTTCTCCGATCTCCTGGTGCTCTGCAAGCGCCGCGGCGAGTCCAACTTCAGTGTGTTCGACTATTGTCCCAGGAGCATGTTGACCATTGCTTCAGGCGAAACGCTGCCGCAGCTGCCAACCAAAGATATCAAGGATCAGGCCGGAAAAAACCTCATCCTGATGACTCTCCTCGAGAACTGCGACCGCAAGACAGTGGAGCTA GTGCTTTCCTGCCCCTCGGTGTCGGACCAGCAGCGTTGGCTGCAGGCCATGCGCCCGCCAGAGTCGGAAACGCCAGGCGAAAAGCTGTACGAGTCCTGGGACTGTCCGCAGGTCGTGGCCAAGCATAGCTACAAGTCCGACGAGCCAGATGTCCTCAATCTAGAGCTGGGCGACGTTGTCAATGTAACACGCAAGCTGCCAGATG GCTGGTACCAGGGCGAGCGCATTCGCGATGGCGCTGTTGGCTGGTTCCCAGGCAGCTACACAGACGAGCTGAACTCGGCCCACGTCCGCTCCCGCAACCTGAAACAGCGTCACCGCCTCCTCACCTTCACGGCCACCTATCTGGAGGCGCAGAAGGGCAAGTGA
- the Exn gene encoding uncharacterized protein Exn isoform X2 produces the protein MSANYPKNGQRLSCSSSLSSSNGNHSDLVTLPRKRRPRAAGEVAVTCQQSTSVYLNGPPTEESVPCAPEPLYQNEAAVVQQQQQQATEKKEKRRWVRAEVTTIRVCHMELGNPGQESMVVSTFVDDSDHYYETLHSSQLQRQPDGARSGLRASHRRAKNHSVSAHALGEHVANSDDYDSFETDSDEHGEESPGQRLRNHNDSGVDMRNHRLPKPPAPQNQVYEFVRKFKDFISNKKSPKGSQQKLYENTTTGTAFYVESCGKKQEEIYENTEYAAKTLSSSEKTLNGSGSGGFQSPAEQPAVLRAKQKNGKSLRSRLRKSLVGSTFDSKQLSALTATRSTFYLEDPPEVGPEPNSAGELDSGFSEKASSGDIPVQMPSAEAQKFSTVARKAKKEAKATRRRTTIGLRPNDPPPPPPPAPPFPGLKVDHGQGGQGQQGQTTSWYAECGVFKQSSHLNGTPSQATDDLATPTPSAHGGGGSSWYAESGLYQTSGISVASSSGSSGVSTGNEAGLGDDLQTEPHSMFSNEPLYQMYSAAKLESITRDLEVHESSADGYEEIGMHALRSPKPQPEPVHVEQLPKQRPSALQLVGPKNGPSRTLWSEIPEVIHSGILPTLKSRERSLQEAKFEIITSEASYLKSLTLLRRHFMNNSAFVDSSVLSSQDRKELFSYIVPVHECSERLLTELECCWQDNIMLHGLSRCIYEIAERHFHVYIAFCEHQGRMDRTLRRLKEAKNGVFQQHLEKLEASPSCCGLNLLSFLMLPMQRITRLPLLIDAVFSKESPHNQEEYESWKRTLALVQKVVAQCNEAANRWEQAHELDRISKQLEFPSNIRALAIVPVGVTKHGAKPRFLVKRGELTHLVWRGDDAKLTFGKRFTKSSIYAFLFSDLLVLCKRRGESNFSVFDYCPRSMLTIASGETLPQLPTKDIKDQAGKNLILMTLLENCDRKTVELVLSCPSVSDQQRWLQAMRPPESETPGEKLYESWDCPQVVAKHSYKSDEPDVLNLELGDVVNVTRKLPDGWYQGERIRDGAVGWFPGSYTDELNSAHVRSRNLKQRHRLLTFTATYLEAQKGK, from the exons ATGTCCGCGAATTATCCAAAGAACGGTCAGCGCCTCAGCTGCTCGAGCAGCctgagcagcagcaatggcaaCCACTCGGATCTGGTGACACTCCCCCGCAAGCGTCGTCCGCGTGCCGCCGGCGAGGTGGCCGTCACCTGCCAGCAATCCACCAGCGTCTATCTCAATGGGCCGCCAACCGAGGAGTCCGTGCCTTGTGCCCCCGAGCCGCTATACCAGAACGAGGCAGCTGtcgtacagcagcagcaacaacaggcgacggagaagaaggagaagcgTCGATGGGTGCGGGCCGAGGTGACGACGATCCGGGTGTGCCATATGGAGCTGGGCAATCCCGGCCAGGAGTCCATGGTAGTGAGCACTTTTGTAG ATGACTCCGATCACTATTACGAGACGCTGCACTCGAgccagctgcagcggcagccggaTGGGGCACGCAGCGGATTGCGAGCCTCGCACCGACGCGCCAAAAACCACTCAGTCTCCGCCCATGCACTGGGCGAGCATGTGGCCAACTCCGACGACTACGACTCCTTTGAGACGGACAGCGATGAGCACGGCGAGGAGTCGCCAGGTCAGCGTCTGCGAAAC CACAATGACAGCGGCGTGGACATGAGGAACCATCGCCTGCCCAAGCCACCGGCACCGCAGAATCAAGTGTACGAATTTGTGCGCAAGTTCAAGGACTTTATATCCAACAAAAAGTCGCCAAAGGGCAGCCAACAGAAGCTGTACGAGAACACGACAACGGGTACGGCCTTCTATGTGGAGAGCTGCGGCAAGAAGCAGGAGGAGATCTACGAGAATACCGAATACGCAGCCAAAACTCTAAGCAGCTCGGAGAAGACTCTgaatggcagcggcagtggtgGGTTCCAAAGTCCGGCAGAGCAGCCGGCAGTTCTGCGGGCCAAGCAGAAGAACGGAAAGAGCCTCCGGTCCAGGCTGCGCAAGAGTCTCGTGGGTTCCACCTTCGACAGCAAGCAGCTTTCCGCACTGACAGCCACGCGGAGCACGTTCTACCTCGAGGACCCCCCCGAGGTGGGGCCGGAACCGAATAGTGCCGGGGAGTTGGACTCGGGCTTCTCCGAGAAGGCCTCTTCCGGTGATATTCCAGTGCAGATGCCCAGCGCCGAAGCACAGAAGTTCTCCACCGTGGCCCGCAAGGCCAAGAAAGAGGCCAAGGCCACGAGGCGTCGCACCACAATCGGCCTGCGTCCCAACGATcccccaccaccgcctccgccaGCACCCCCGTTCCCAGGCCTCAAAGTGGATCATGGACAGGGGGGACAGGGGCAGCAGGGACAGACCACCTCGTGGTATGCCGAGTGCGGAGTCTTCAAGCAGTCGAGTCATCTCAATGGAACCCCATCGCAGGCCACCGATGacctggccacgcccacaccaaGTGCCCACGGGGGAGGAGGGAGCTCCTGGTACGCCGAATCGGGTCTCTACCAAACGAGCGGCATCTCTGTGGCCAGCTCCAGCGGCAGCTCTGGCGTCTCCACCGGCAACGAGGCAGGTCTGGGCGATGACCTCCAAACGGAGCCCCACAGCATGTTCTCCAATGAGCCACTCTATCAGATGTACAGCGCCGCCAAGCTGGAG TCAATCACTCGCGATCTGGAGGTGCACGAGAGCTCTGCAGATGGCTATGAGGAGATCGGTATGCATGCTCTGCGCAGCCCAAAGCCCCAACCGGAGCCCGTCCACGTGGAACAGCTGCCCAAGCAGCGGCCATCCGCTTTGCAGTTGGTCGGCCCAAAGAACGGACCATCTCGGACGCTGTGGAGCGAGATCCCAGAGGTTATACACTCCGGAATACTGC ccACACTGAAAAGCCGGGAGCGCAGCCTGCAGGAGGCCAAATTCGAGATCATTACATCGGAGGCCAGTTACCTCAAGTCTCTGACACTCCTGCGGCGCCACTTCATGAACAACAGCGCCTTTGTGGACAGCTCTGTGCTGAGTTCGCAGGATCGCAAGGAGCTCTTCTCCTACATTGTGCCCGTCCACGAGTGCTCCGAGCGGCTGCTGACGGAGCTGGAGTGCTGCTGGCAGGACAACATCATGCTGCACGGGCTGAGTCGCTGCATCTACGAGATTGCCGAGCGCCACTTCCACGTGTACATTGCCTTCTGCGAGCATCAGGGCAGGATGGACAGGACACTGCGGCGGCTGAAGGAGGCCAAGAACGGCGTCTTCCAGCAGCACCTGGAGAAACTGGAGGCGAGTCCCAGTTGCTGTGGCCTGAATCTGCTCTCGTTCCTCATGTTGCCCATGCAGCGGATCACCCGCCTGCCGCTGCTCATCGATGCGGTGTTCAGCAAGGAATCGCCCCACAACCAGGAGGAGTACGAGAGCTGGAAGCGCACGCTGGCTCTTGTCCAGAAGGTGGTGGCCCAGTGCAACGAAGCAGCCAATCGCTGGGAGCAAGCGCACGAGCTCGATCGCATTTCGAAGCAGCTGGAGTTCCCCTCAAACATCCGTGCCCTCGCCATTGTTCCCGTGGGAGTGACCAAGCATGGAGCCAAGCCTCGCTTCCTGGTCAAGCGGGGGGAGCTCACACATCTCGTGTGGCGGGGCGACGATGCCAAGCTGACGTTCGGCAAGCGGTTCACCAAGTCCAGCATCTATGCCTTCCTCTTCTCCGATCTCCTGGTGCTCTGCAAGCGCCGCGGCGAGTCCAACTTCAGTGTGTTCGACTATTGTCCCAGGAGCATGTTGACCATTGCTTCAGGCGAAACGCTGCCGCAGCTGCCAACCAAAGATATCAAGGATCAGGCCGGAAAAAACCTCATCCTGATGACTCTCCTCGAGAACTGCGACCGCAAGACAGTGGAGCTA GTGCTTTCCTGCCCCTCGGTGTCGGACCAGCAGCGTTGGCTGCAGGCCATGCGCCCGCCAGAGTCGGAAACGCCAGGCGAAAAGCTGTACGAGTCCTGGGACTGTCCGCAGGTCGTGGCCAAGCATAGCTACAAGTCCGACGAGCCAGATGTCCTCAATCTAGAGCTGGGCGACGTTGTCAATGTAACACGCAAGCTGCCAGATG GCTGGTACCAGGGCGAGCGCATTCGCGATGGCGCTGTTGGCTGGTTCCCAGGCAGCTACACAGACGAGCTGAACTCGGCCCACGTCCGCTCCCGCAACCTGAAACAGCGTCACCGCCTCCTCACCTTCACGGCCACCTATCTGGAGGCGCAGAAGGGCAAGTGA